Proteins encoded together in one Mycobacterium sp. MS1601 window:
- the rph gene encoding ribonuclease PH, with protein MSSREDGRRDDELRPVVLTRGFTSHPAGSVLVEFGQTRVMCTASVTEGVPRWRKGSGLGWLTAEYAMLPAATHTRSDRESVKGRVGGRTQEISRLVGRSLRACIDLRSLGENTIAIDCDVLQADGGTRTAAITGAYVALADAVTYLGAAGKLSDPRPLSCAIAAVSVGVVDGRVRVDLPYTEDSRAEVDMNVVATDTGTLVEVQGTGEGATFPRSTLDKLLDAALGACEELFAIQSKALELPYPGELPEGPAQKKAFGS; from the coding sequence ATGTCCAGTCGCGAAGACGGCCGCCGTGACGACGAGTTGCGGCCCGTGGTCCTCACCCGTGGATTCACCTCTCACCCCGCAGGCTCGGTCCTGGTCGAGTTCGGCCAGACCCGGGTCATGTGTACAGCCAGCGTCACCGAAGGGGTGCCCCGTTGGCGCAAGGGTTCCGGCCTCGGCTGGCTCACCGCCGAGTACGCCATGCTGCCTGCCGCCACTCACACTCGCTCCGATCGTGAGTCGGTCAAGGGCCGCGTGGGCGGGCGCACCCAGGAGATCAGCCGCCTGGTCGGCCGGTCGTTGCGAGCGTGTATCGACCTGCGTTCCCTCGGTGAGAACACCATCGCCATCGACTGCGACGTCCTGCAGGCCGACGGTGGTACCCGTACCGCCGCCATCACCGGTGCGTACGTGGCGTTGGCCGACGCGGTCACCTATCTGGGTGCGGCGGGCAAGCTCTCGGATCCGCGGCCGCTGTCGTGCGCCATCGCCGCGGTCAGCGTCGGTGTGGTGGACGGACGGGTGCGCGTCGACCTGCCCTACACCGAGGACTCCCGTGCCGAAGTGGACATGAACGTCGTCGCCACCGACACCGGCACGCTGGTCGAGGTCCAGGGCACCGGCGAAGGGGCGACGTTCCCGCGGTCCACGTTGGACAAGCTGCTCGACGCGGCCCTGGGCGCGTGCGAGGAACTGTTCGCCATCCAGTCGAAGGCCCTCGAGCTGCCCTACCCGGGCGAGCTGCCGGAGGGCCCGGCGCAGAAGAAGGCGTTCGGAAGCTGA
- a CDS encoding DUF3817 domain-containing protein — protein MTAPDNPPIVTAPVEQIRKALKGYRVMAWVTGLWLIALCFEMVMKYGFGDERWNWIAIVHGWAYFIYLIFAANLAVKVRWPLGKTVGILLAGTIPFLGIIAEQKQTKELRARFDL, from the coding sequence ATGACCGCGCCCGACAACCCGCCGATAGTGACCGCTCCCGTCGAGCAGATCCGCAAGGCACTCAAGGGTTATCGGGTGATGGCGTGGGTGACCGGCCTGTGGCTGATCGCCCTGTGCTTCGAGATGGTGATGAAGTACGGCTTCGGCGATGAGCGGTGGAACTGGATCGCGATCGTGCACGGTTGGGCCTATTTCATCTACCTGATCTTCGCGGCCAACCTGGCAGTCAAGGTGCGGTGGCCGCTCGGCAAGACCGTCGGCATCCTGTTGGCCGGCACCATCCCGTTCCTGGGCATCATTGCCGAGCAGAAACAGACGAAGGAACTGAGAGCGCGCTTCGATCTGTGA
- a CDS encoding LAGLIDADG family homing endonuclease, producing MHWPCLFPQHGPGRKHLRPITLAPWQVAIVEHEPEQFVRGLIESDGCRVVANDRGVASVRYHFTNHSADIRGLFCWALDLLGIHWTQNSRYMIAVYRKADTARLDGFIGPKR from the coding sequence ATGCATTGGCCCTGCCTCTTCCCCCAGCACGGTCCAGGTCGCAAACACCTTCGCCCGATCACACTCGCACCCTGGCAGGTCGCCATCGTCGAACACGAACCCGAGCAGTTCGTCCGCGGTCTGATCGAGAGCGACGGGTGTCGCGTCGTGGCCAACGATCGGGGCGTGGCCAGCGTCAGGTATCACTTCACCAATCACTCGGCAGACATCCGCGGACTGTTCTGCTGGGCGCTGGACCTGCTCGGCATCCACTGGACCCAGAACAGCCGCTACATGATCGCCGTCTACCGCAAAGCCGACACCGCCCGCCTCGACGGTTTCATCGGGCCGAAACGCTGA
- a CDS encoding L-serine ammonia-lyase, iron-sulfur-dependent, subunit alpha, which yields MSERAAGRLSGGSLGSWPYLYIPARRLGAYAMAVKEENAAGARAVTAPTNGAAG from the coding sequence ATGAGCGAAAGAGCCGCCGGACGATTGTCCGGCGGCTCTCTCGGTTCTTGGCCCTATCTCTACATCCCTGCAAGGCGGTTGGGTGCCTACGCGATGGCGGTCAAAGAAGAGAACGCCGCAGGCGCACGGGCGGTGACAGCGCCCACGAACGGAGCGGCGGGCTAG